AAAAAAGCTCATAAACTAGGGCCCCCATCTGTTTTAAGTACCTaagtatatatgtttgttatAAGGCCTATTTTTAAACTCAAGGCCCAATGTTCTCCTCCCCCACTGGCTATTGTGAACATGGCCCAGTTAAAAAGAACATGGAACCgagaaataaacaaaacaaaaaaaaaaactttttttttgaggaagggCAAGAAGGTAATTTCACCTATCAAACTCACATAGGCAATTGTTGATCTTCGGGGCCCTTGAAATTTATTCAGTGTGGACCGTGTGGTGGGTGCACTGTGCATCATTACCATCATCTTTTCCCCTTTTACACAAACACTATCCCATTGCGAACAAACGCAAGAAAGGAAGAACGGACCGgccagagaaaaaaaaaataccaagaagaagaagagtgatGTTTAAATAACGATAATGATGCTTCTGAAATATTGCgattttattgtattttttgtgggatttttcgcGTTGAATACATgtatttagttttaaaaaatttatttatcaactctttttttttttttgtatacatttATTAAAGGCCTATTTTTTAGGCGGCCTTGctattgtcaacccactggACTGACGATAAATACAttaaaagataagaaaaatacgcatttctgtgcactttttacatcattTAATACACATCATACACATACTATCATCAGCCCATTgaactgattttaaaatttttcattttaagatCGTTTTATACCCAAAATCTCAGAGCCGACCCTGATTACATTTACTTGTATGTCCATCTTTATTGAGTCGTACATTTTAATTTCTTATTACTCACCAACCAATGAACGGCTGGCCGCTTGCCCTTTCCATATACATACGGTTACTTTCGCGTCAAAAATTCCGTATTCGTAGCCCCTGTCcactttttccttctctctctctcgtgcccTAAAAACAGACAGAATGGAAGACAACGAGACCGTAATCCAACAAACGAATCGGGAAGATTTCGGAAAGTCGGAGTACGGGTATGTaaaatctatctctctctctctcgttgcaCATGCAGTTGTCGTTTTTATTTGTCTTCACCCTTTGATTCTTCGACGAATGGCCAGTGAATCCGCAGCTTTCTaatttgtgttttcaatggttttGGTTTTCCGTTTGACAGCTGCGAGCATTATAAGAGACGATGCAAACTTCGCGCCCCTTGCTGCGGTCAGATCTTCTCTTGCCGCCACTGTCACAACGCCGCCACggtcccctcccctccccctctGTACATATgcgtactatatatatatatatatacacacacatacacgcgcgcgcgcacacatgTCTATACATATGTGTAAAGATCTAGGCAAAtagtttgtttgtgtttttttggatgATTAAGCGGTTCATATGTCAGCAAATAGATGTGACTCATGTGAACTATGAGAATGTCTAGAAACACAACAATTTGCATAACATTGTGCACAACTTACCCATGTGGCACTGTTTTGTTGGTCATTAAGTCAATTGATAATTTTGAACAATAGTGCTAGCACCACAAATACGAGACCAAATCCCTTGTCCGAGTGAAATCTAGACGGGCTTCGGagccgttgatctcgcaaatcaatggttgagatctGTCGGCagatctcaaccgttgatttgcgagatcaacggctCCGAGGGGTGGGACAGGCCCCTATCCGGATTTCACTCGGACAGGGGATCCTCGGTGCACAAATACTTACAGCATGTGCACCAATGCTTAGCTGAATTACCTTGTGAATAGTTTACAATTCTAGTTtagctatcaactttttctttcacaactataCCGActctatctattttacctaacacaATTAAAATATCCATTTtctgtatgtttatatattaaaaaataaggttaaaaaattaagtacttcaatttacaatccgtttgaaccattGTGAAGATGTTATTCTggtcatattattctaaagggtcatagttaaattttgtcgactttcataattaagtttttgcTCCATTGGGtcccaaataaagagcagaaacttaattatgagagccctagagacgaaaattaattataactctTTAGAACaacatgatcagaaaaataaaatcttcacaccggttcaaatggattgaaaattggagcacttagtttcttaaccatatttttaatacatATGAAAAATCTAAAAGAGTTTTGGTTATTATAATACTACgtaagagagagaagaattaAATAATCGTTTTAATGAGATTTCGAATGAACAGTAGTTTGGTATTAATACCGAACTTTTCTGGGGAAGGGAAAATACCGAAGGGTTTTGCTAACCTGGTGCAACCTGTTTTTGGTGTATTGATTAGGTAAAATGGCTCCACATGTTCCTTTTGCGATTCCGCTGCACATGCTCTTACACAAACACATTGACATTCACTGTGGGGCCTGCACACGCTGCAGGTGACACAAACACTCACATTCATGCAGTGTGTGCAGGCCCCACAGTGAACGTGAGTGTGTTTGTGTAAGTTTGctgtgtgtgtgggccccacagtgaatgtgagtgtgtttgtggtGCTAGAATGATTGAATTTTCAATCCCCAATGAAGTGATGCCACGTAACATGATGTGCACATTGTTGTGTATTCGGTTGTGTGTAGCATGGCCTTGTCAGATATTGCAATGAAGGTCATTAGTTTTAATTATAGTGTTCACATAAACCAATGACCAGCAAGCCAACTACAGCAAGAGGAAACACACAACTAACATAGAAATAACACTTTCAGTACCCAAGAAGCTAAGGCAAAAGCAAAATAACCACTGCTCATGTAACCCACGAGGAAATAGTACTAAATTTAATGTGTCCTTGTAGATTTGAAGTGGCTAATTTTGCGATACGTATAGGTGTATGCACGACACACACATGAATTTTCTGATATTGATtgttttttggttaattttctTGGTTTCTTTGAATTAGAGCGCTTTGAGCAATCCCAAGGATCATCATGAACTCGTTCGGCGGGATGTTTCGCAAGTATGTTCTTGTAGCTTTAGAGATGGCATCCTTTCTTGTTACTTACTTTCTGTCTCTCGTTAATATTTTTGGAATTTGATGGTCCCAGGTCATCTGTGCAGTCTGCGATACCGAGCAACAGGTTTAGCACTTTGCAATTCAGACTaaagtttgtttctttttgtgttttgattttgttttggtcCTCAAGTATGATATTATGttgaactttttgttttgtatgcTTTAGGTTGCTCATGTGTGCTCAAGATGTGGCGTCAAAATGGGAGCATATTTCTGTGAAATTTGCAGATTCTACGATGATGATGTAAGAAAGCTGTCCCATTTTGTGGCTAATTGGCCTTGATTATACTTAGATGTAACCTTGggattatttttttcatctatTTCTTCCCCATTTAAATGATGCAATATATTACTTATTTATGTTGCAGACCACGAAGGAACAGTTCCATTGTGATGATTGTGGTATTTGTAGGTTAGTTAGCCAAGTTATATATTCCTTTCCCATATTGGTTGTGCGTTGTTTACTTGATTTATTGAGAAATGTATTCTCCCATATCGTCAGTCAAGTTGATTGTCGTTCTGATACAAGTCATGATTCTCTACAGAGTTGGTGGTCGGGAGAAATTCTTTCACTGCAAGAAGTGTGGTAAGCGTTCTGACTTTCTTCCTGGCTATGCGATCATTCGACTTTTGGGTTTGTATTCATCTATTGCATGTTTTGATTGCATTTTTGGTCTTTGATGCAATGTCTTGGACTGGATATCAAAAGGCTTATGATTTATGACTTACTATTGCTGACTTTTTGCGAGACAGAAAGACTGCATGTTCATCACGTGATTGAATCAAGGACTTGACTTTACGACATTGGCATTGACTTTATAGCACATCATTTTTATTTCCTTGCTTACACTATTTATTTGATCCTTCGTGTTTAGCAGCAGTTGACAATCTTTAAGAAATGCAAGTGAAAATGACGATGAAATGTTTGAATTCTCTTTAGTATACCTTTTTAATGTACAGATACAGAGGTTTCTGATGACTTATCGACTGTAGCAGATTCTCTGTATTAACTTGGCAAGAGAAGGCCACATTCAATCCAACGTGGAGATTATTAATTATAACAGAAGTTCATCAGGGATTATATTGGATATGAGATGGATAACCTTTTTTCTGAGGGTTCTCCTTGATTATACTTGAATATCCATTACCATTTGACTTCCTGTTGCGGAGACAGCGTCTTGTTATGCCTCAGATATGCGAGATAATCTCTTTTGTGTTGAATACATTTTAGGAAGCGTTGCCCAATCAGTTTTGAGTTTTGCATTTGGAAACTCTACGAAGTCCATTGAACATGATGTTGGCCCCCATTTGACTTTCTCTTGTGGAGGACATCATCTTATTATGTCTTGGATATGCAAGATAATCTCTGTTGTGTTGAGAATAAGGAATGATTGCCTGATCAGTTTTGAGTTTTGCATCTGGAAATTCTATATTTATGGTTGAATTCTAATGTTCCCAAGAACAGCCTTGCACTTTACCCCCTTGTCATACGACCCTTGTTCACGTCACCTCCTTGGCATTGAGAATATGAAAATGTGCcctcatgggtttggaccaaGATGCACAACTGTTGTAACTCCTTTTACAAAGGAGGTCCTATTTCTGATGTGATTGAActtgagatggagagagagagagggaggtggaCAGAGAGTGTGCATCATGTTTGAAACCTAAGTAAATGTCCATTTATAATCTAGCATGATGAACTGTATATTTGATATGTATGCATTACATTAATGCGTCAATGTATTTGTTTCAACTTTCATGTGTTGCCATTGACAATTTTTTACCTGTTGTAGCATTATTACTATTTGACCCTTCTATCACTTCCTTTTGGTTTAATCGTTCCAATTTCATCACTTCAATCTGCCCTACTGTTACCACTCTAATAATTACCATCCCCCGTTACATGGTCTTGTGTAGAACTCAACTCCAAAAACTAGACGTTGAAGTAAGGATGCCCTCACGCTTATAGATTTCACGTTAATGTGGTACTCAGGTGATGTGGTGCTCACTCAATAGCACCTGCAGTGTGCAGGCTAGAGACACACACCCTACACACCCCTGGTACCTAGTTGGCTAGCTCTAATATCATGTTACACGGTCTAGGCTAGAACTCAAGCCCTAGCAGTGGAAGTGAGGatgccctcacgcttatatacaCTTCGTACTACTTTGGTAttcaagcaatgtgggactttgcttcacacaATACcaaagcaatgtgggacttcgTTTCACACCCCCAACCATGGACATTGTAGAATTTCTTTGTTATCAAGCTCAATAAAGGTTCAATCGAAATATAGTGTCCCCTAACTTGATTTTCTGTTTAAGAGGACAGCATCTTGCTATTCAGTGGATCTGCATGATAATCACTTGTGCGTTGAGAACTCCATGAAGAATCATTGCCCCATCTGTTATGAGGTTTGCATCTAGAGATCTAATGTGTTTGTTTGAATCTCTTTGTTTTCTACCTCTACTGATAATCAGAAATATGTGCTATTATGGCAGTATCTATTTGATTCGGTCCAAAGCACAGCAATAATGAGGTGTGGACACACAATGCATAAGAATTGCTTTGATGATATGCTTTGCCAGAATCAGTAATCTTCTGTCTATCttgataattttcttttctttttttccgtttgTTCTTCCAAGTCGAACATTTTTTAGTAGCTTTAAATTTGTGGCATCATCATCCAGGTATCGTTGTCCTATCTGCTCGAAGTCAGTGTGTAACATGTCAAGAGCCTGGGAAAGATTAGATGAGGAGGTATGGACttagttttcctttgttttttttgttctttttgttctttttttttatccccataTTAAGTTACCTTGTGTTGTTTAGAGTCTGCACTCTCCAGTGGTCCTCAAAACACGAAAGATTTATTGGAGAGTAAAACCGTATCAAGAGGAAAGCAAGCAACTACGACCATATTCAATTTTTCTCTGCCTTCTTACGAATTGTCTATCTAAGGATTCGTATCATGTGTGTGCTGCTGATCAATCTCATAAAAGATGATTTTTGTGCTGCAAGGCAGTAAATATCCTTGACGTGTGTTGGATGAAGAGTTTATTGGATATATTTGCAATGGAGGATTTTTCTTATGTACATTAGCAATTTTGCAATGTCCCCGAATGCTCATGATTTACATTTTCCTAATTTTGAAAAGTGGCGTTTGGATAAGATCCTTAAATGACTTATTTGACTTTTGTGGAAGAAGTAAGCTGAAACCTAATAATTAGCCATCATCCACCTTGGTAAAACAAGTGAAAATATGAATCCCAGTTATTAGACCTAATGAGAAAACTAAAAATACTTGAAGAGGTTTCACGAAATCCTGAATCATGTTCAGGTACGTATGGTCCATGTTGGAAAAAAGGGGAAAGCACAAGCCTTGTCAAAAGTGGTGTCAAGGGGAGCGTGGGGCATATTTTGGTGGTCTAAGCCTTGTGCTGTTGTGCATGTGGACTAACATTTGATATGATTCGTCGTCTTCCTTTGTCGTCCTTTTAAATGGAATATCCCACACAAGATTCGTCTCTCTGCAGcatgataatttttttcttgcagATAAAAGGTACTGCGATGCCTGAGGAATACCATTATGAGGTAAATCTTGTATACTAGTTTTTGTTAATTGGTTTACTTTGGCATTAGCATCATTGATTACCCTGTGACATATGACTGATGGCATCTGTTTTCTACCAAATGCTGTGTTCGGAAGGAATGTCGTGGAGTAAtgccatttccattttttttttttcctctttctgaTCAATGGTCATTTCCTCTTTGGAAAGGGGAGAGTGTTGCttaacaaaatacacaaaaaagtATAAGtagctctgttttttttctttttttcttttcgtgtGTGTGTATGTGGAAGGACATGAAGTAGCTCTTTAAACATCTGCATTTAAAGAGATCTTAGTTCTTCACTTCTTTGTAGAAGACAAGCTTTTTCTCAAGTTCTTCAAGTAGGCATCAAATTTCTGTAACCTGCGGTACTGGCCTCCAAGCATATTGCACGACTGTCTTGCACCATGATGTCCGTTATACTATTTCCAAGGCAGTATTATTTAGGCTTGAATATCTCAAATACATATTCCAAGTTGCAAAAAAGTTGTTGCAAATGAATTTTGCAGGTTCAAATCCTCTGCAACGATTGTAACAGTCGGAGTGAAGCGTTCTTTCACATCTTTGGGCACAAGTGCAGGCACTGTAATTCATATAACACCAGGGTGATTAAGGGCAGATCCAGCTGACCAAAATTGTTGATCTACGGCGCACATTTGATATTCCTAATTGGTTTTGCTTCCATATTTTTGACCCTATTAAGCAGGTCATTTCTTGTTGGCTGTTGTACAACACACAAGTTGTAACATCATTCTCCTCTGATTAGCCCAGCTTGGCTACTGTTAGGAAAGGACCAATTTCTTGTGCTTGGTTAGGTGATCTTTCAAGGCAAAGAAGTGTTATAGTATCTTTCAAGGTTGAATTGatatttcttttatgtttcGACAATAGGCTGAATGCATGAGTTTACACGTCTTTTGCATCTGTAAATTTGTTGTATATCTGTGACTCTGCGTGGAGATGTGAACTTCCTCAAAATGTTATACACACGTCTCAAATGCAAGAACAAGagtataaattaattaatttagggtctgtttggaaaagtttttatcttcagttttttgtttttgttttcaatgttTTTTGAACCAGGCACCATAAACATGTTTGTGTAACTGGTTTTGCTTACAAAATACTATAATCAATTCTGCTAGTTTATGGaaattctagaaacacaaaaattgtgttttcatttgttttgaaaacactttcggcagtccaaaaaataaataaacaaaaactattataGTCACc
The sequence above is a segment of the Rhododendron vialii isolate Sample 1 chromosome 13a, ASM3025357v1 genome. Coding sequences within it:
- the LOC131315135 gene encoding E3 ubiquitin-protein ligase MIEL1 isoform X1, whose amino-acid sequence is MEDNETVIQQTNREDFGKSEYGCEHYKRRCKLRAPCCGQIFSCRHCHNAATSALSNPKDHHELVRRDVSQVICAVCDTEQQVAHVCSRCGVKMGAYFCEICRFYDDDTTKEQFHCDDCGICRVGGREKFFHCKKCASCYSVDLHDNHLCVENSMKNHCPICYEYLFDSVQSTAIMRCGHTMHKNCFDDMLCQNQYRCPICSKSVCNMSRAWERLDEEIKGTAMPEEYHYEVQILCNDCNSRSEAFFHIFGHKCRHCNSYNTRVIKGRSS
- the LOC131315135 gene encoding E3 ubiquitin-protein ligase MIEL1 isoform X2 is translated as MEDNETVIQQTNREDFGKSEYGCEHYKRRCKLRAPCCGQIFSCRHCHNAATSALSNPKDHHELVRRDVSQVICAVCDTEQQVAHVCSRCGVKMGAYFCEICRFYDDDTTKEQFHCDDCGICRVGGREKFFHCKKCASCYSVDLHDNHLCVENSMKNHCPICYEYLFDSVQSTAIMRCGHTMHKNCFDDMLCQNQYRCPICSKSVCNMSRAWERLDEEVRMVHVGKKGKAQALSKVVSRGAWGIFWWSKPCAVVHVD